In a single window of the Candidatus Poribacteria bacterium genome:
- a CDS encoding Gfo/Idh/MocA family oxidoreductase, with protein sequence MASKYRVGIIGCGGIANAHARGYQGVEQTEIVALADPVQVALDKFADTYGVSAENCYLDAREMLDNEDLDIVSVATWHTLHAPMTIAACARSPKAVLCEKPMGVSLGECDEMLIVANRNNVKVVIGHQRRFNSAWTDARNLIAEGAIGEPRQIVCQGGQGLLNDCSHLFDMMRYVIGDPDLQWVIGNVERKTERYERGIQIEDRSAGVVGFSNGCIGMLLQEIGRPNYQGGIVYGTDGIADVTEGRVRLLNNKATDWEERPSDGRDQHVAQATELVEWIEGGPEHRGEAKHGRAAVEIIMAIYESARMHEVVQLPLRTHANPLDLMIESGELPIERPGRYDIRAFLLHGESMKPEN encoded by the coding sequence ATGGCATCTAAATATCGCGTTGGAATTATCGGATGCGGTGGTATCGCCAATGCTCATGCACGTGGTTATCAGGGTGTTGAGCAAACCGAAATTGTTGCACTTGCCGATCCAGTTCAAGTAGCTCTTGACAAATTCGCAGACACCTACGGCGTATCCGCTGAAAACTGTTATTTGGATGCGCGCGAGATGTTGGATAACGAAGACCTTGATATTGTCAGTGTCGCGACGTGGCATACACTCCACGCGCCGATGACAATTGCAGCCTGTGCGCGAAGTCCAAAGGCAGTGCTCTGTGAAAAACCGATGGGTGTTAGCCTCGGTGAATGTGATGAAATGTTAATCGTCGCAAATCGCAATAATGTCAAGGTCGTTATCGGGCATCAGCGCCGCTTCAATTCCGCATGGACGGATGCCCGCAATCTCATTGCCGAAGGGGCAATCGGTGAACCTCGACAGATTGTCTGTCAGGGGGGTCAAGGGTTACTAAATGACTGCTCACACCTCTTTGATATGATGCGTTATGTCATCGGCGACCCGGATCTGCAATGGGTTATTGGTAACGTTGAACGAAAAACGGAACGTTACGAACGCGGTATTCAGATTGAGGACCGAAGTGCTGGAGTTGTCGGATTTTCAAACGGTTGCATCGGTATGCTCTTGCAGGAGATCGGTAGACCGAACTATCAAGGGGGTATCGTCTACGGAACAGATGGTATCGCCGATGTAACGGAGGGGCGCGTTCGTCTCCTCAACAATAAGGCTACAGACTGGGAAGAACGTCCCTCTGATGGAAGGGACCAACACGTCGCCCAAGCAACTGAACTGGTTGAGTGGATTGAGGGCGGTCCTGAACACCGCGGTGAGGCGAAGCATGGGCGCGCGGCTGTTGAAATTATAATGGCGATCTATGAGTCCGCACGTATGCACGAAGTTGTCCAATTACCGCTGCGGACGCATGCCAATCCATTGGATTTGATGATTGAAAGCGGAGAATTGCCCATCGAACGTCCAGGGCGTTACGACATCCGCGCGTTTTTATTGCACGGCGAATCCATGAAACCTGAAAATTAA
- a CDS encoding FtsX-like permease family protein, producing MQITQGVTVGLTALQRNKLRSVLTTLGIIIGIAAVVAVVSVGGGAEHLMLAELERIGGAGLIVCFRKDTFRRDDGSYYENKHPAYIEYEDLDFLLENCPSLKAATALSQANLTVSHKHVNQSLEIWGVTPFYEEVNNWYIQAGRFITESDMERREPVCIIGSEVRKDLFEREDPIGLELRVGEERFTVIGVMEEKGNSMASEGWDNRVIIPLTTMEIRYIGQMKGRLFLWAQAESYDKVEQAVAEIKIAMRQQHGDEKYFEFFTAKEVIKQVGNVSRIVQVLLGGVASVALFVGGIGIMNIMLVSVTERTREIGLRKALGAKRRDILIQFLIEAIVLSICGGLIGILIGSSLASISGLVISKLMDASWPAVVSVQAALIAFSVSALIGIFFGLYPANKAAGLTPTEALRHD from the coding sequence ATGCAGATTACACAAGGGGTGACTGTCGGCTTGACAGCACTACAACGTAACAAGTTGCGCTCTGTGCTCACAACCCTCGGGATTATCATCGGGATCGCGGCGGTTGTGGCTGTTGTTTCTGTTGGCGGTGGTGCCGAACACCTTATGCTCGCTGAATTAGAACGGATCGGCGGTGCAGGGTTGATTGTCTGCTTTCGGAAAGACACGTTTCGTAGAGACGATGGTTCCTACTACGAAAATAAGCATCCAGCGTATATTGAATACGAAGACCTGGACTTTCTCTTGGAGAATTGTCCCTCTCTTAAGGCAGCTACGGCACTATCTCAAGCGAATCTCACCGTATCACACAAGCACGTGAATCAATCGCTTGAGATTTGGGGCGTGACACCTTTCTATGAAGAGGTTAATAACTGGTACATTCAAGCCGGCAGATTTATTACGGAAAGTGACATGGAACGCAGAGAACCCGTCTGTATCATCGGTTCTGAAGTCCGAAAAGACCTGTTTGAGAGGGAAGACCCGATTGGTCTTGAATTGAGAGTCGGTGAAGAACGGTTCACCGTCATCGGGGTCATGGAGGAGAAGGGCAACAGTATGGCAAGTGAGGGGTGGGACAATCGAGTGATTATCCCCCTTACCACAATGGAAATTCGTTATATCGGGCAGATGAAAGGACGGCTCTTCTTGTGGGCACAAGCCGAGAGCTATGATAAGGTGGAACAAGCCGTCGCTGAAATCAAAATTGCGATGCGACAACAACACGGAGACGAAAAATATTTTGAATTCTTCACGGCGAAGGAGGTTATAAAACAGGTAGGCAATGTCAGTCGGATTGTGCAAGTACTTTTGGGGGGTGTTGCGAGTGTTGCCTTGTTCGTTGGTGGCATTGGCATCATGAATATCATGTTGGTTTCTGTAACGGAGAGAACCCGTGAAATCGGCTTGCGCAAAGCCCTTGGTGCAAAACGTCGCGACATTCTGATCCAATTCCTCATTGAAGCCATCGTTTTGAGTATTTGCGGTGGGCTTATCGGCATTCTCATCGGAAGCAGTCTCGCCTCTATTTCCGGTTTGGTTATTTCAAAACTCATGGATGCAAGTTGGCCCGCTGTTGTCTCTGTCCAAGCCGCTTTAATAGCGTTTAGTGTTTCCGCGTTAATCGGTATATTTTTTGGACTCTATCCAGCGAACAAAGCCGCAGGTCTCACCCCAACAGAGGCACTGCGTCATGACTAA
- a CDS encoding Gfo/Idh/MocA family oxidoreductase, which yields MSNRTTKVRAAVVGLGWPGMQHLKGYTADPRSEVIAVCDLDKKQVKQVASEYKIPNTYTNHLEMLKNKDIDAVSVCLPNFLHAPISIDALNAGKHVLCEKPPARSAQEAKAMADTATQNGKTLMYALVQRFDGSTQRLKQLIREGELGEIYFGKAGYVRRRGIPIGKEGWFVDKERAGGGALIDIGVHALDCVWWLMNSPRPVEVMGTSYSHFKHLVPDDVKYDVDDATFSHIRFENGATIILETTWALNLPGDNYIKVAGTKAGATLSPFTLYTEEDGKDLDKPLSAPPINGFDEEVKHFVACIVDGKEPISSAEQGIMLMQMLDGIYESAEKGRSVPIADLSAATG from the coding sequence GTGTCAAATCGAACAACAAAAGTTCGCGCTGCTGTCGTTGGACTCGGTTGGCCCGGGATGCAACATCTTAAAGGTTATACTGCCGATCCGCGTTCAGAAGTGATTGCCGTCTGCGATTTAGATAAGAAGCAGGTCAAGCAGGTAGCATCGGAGTATAAGATACCGAATACGTATACCAACCACTTAGAGATGTTGAAAAATAAGGATATAGATGCCGTTAGCGTTTGTCTACCGAACTTCCTCCATGCCCCTATCTCTATTGATGCGTTGAACGCTGGCAAGCATGTGCTGTGTGAAAAGCCTCCCGCTCGAAGTGCACAGGAAGCAAAGGCTATGGCGGATACCGCCACTCAAAATGGAAAGACTTTAATGTATGCCCTCGTGCAGCGGTTTGATGGGAGTACCCAGCGGCTCAAGCAGTTGATACGGGAAGGTGAACTCGGTGAAATTTACTTCGGCAAAGCGGGTTATGTCCGACGGCGGGGTATTCCTATCGGCAAGGAAGGGTGGTTTGTTGATAAAGAACGCGCAGGCGGTGGTGCTCTCATTGATATTGGGGTCCACGCGTTAGATTGTGTCTGGTGGCTCATGAATTCTCCAAGACCCGTTGAAGTTATGGGAACCTCCTATTCTCACTTTAAGCATCTGGTGCCTGATGACGTTAAATACGATGTTGACGATGCAACTTTTTCACACATCCGGTTTGAAAATGGCGCGACGATTATCCTCGAAACAACGTGGGCTTTGAACCTCCCTGGGGACAACTACATTAAAGTCGCAGGAACGAAAGCAGGCGCGACGCTCAGTCCGTTCACCCTTTACACGGAAGAAGATGGCAAAGATTTGGATAAACCGCTTAGCGCGCCTCCGATTAACGGATTTGACGAAGAGGTAAAGCACTTCGTGGCGTGCATTGTTGATGGCAAAGAACCTATCTCCTCAGCCGAACAGGGTATCATGCTGATGCAGATGCTTGATGGTATCTACGAATCCGCAGAAAAGGGACGATCTGTGCCTATCGCAGATCTAAGTGCCGCGACCGGATGA
- a CDS encoding ABC transporter permease, translating into MHHLSLYFYFVKLRIRSQMEYRLSFVFDVCAQASISVIDFFMIALLFNRFKELAGWSLWEVGFLYGMIGICFAVAEMVGRGFDVFQRNIVRGDFDTVLIRPLGTFFQVFAHEFLLRRLGRIAQALVVFLIANSQLTVTWSLTKVGYLFISLIGGTCFFVGLFVIGATSCFWTVQSIEIINIFTNGGVFMGSYPFSIYRWWFRHFFTFIVPLACVNYFPSLFLLEKIGVSGVSPIGVHLAPFAGFLFLGITVLFWRWGVLHYQSTGF; encoded by the coding sequence ATGCACCATCTTTCACTCTACTTCTATTTCGTCAAACTTCGTATCCGATCGCAGATGGAGTACCGACTCTCCTTTGTCTTTGATGTATGTGCGCAGGCGAGCATCTCTGTCATCGACTTTTTCATGATTGCCCTTCTCTTTAACCGTTTTAAAGAATTAGCGGGATGGAGCCTTTGGGAAGTCGGATTCCTCTACGGCATGATTGGTATCTGCTTTGCTGTCGCCGAGATGGTAGGAAGGGGATTTGATGTCTTTCAGAGAAATATTGTGCGTGGTGACTTCGATACGGTCCTCATCCGTCCCCTTGGCACCTTCTTTCAAGTTTTTGCACATGAATTTCTACTCCGTCGATTGGGGAGGATAGCACAAGCCCTCGTTGTATTTCTCATTGCTAATTCGCAGTTGACTGTGACTTGGTCACTTACCAAAGTAGGGTATCTGTTCATTTCGCTGATAGGCGGCACCTGTTTTTTTGTGGGCCTCTTCGTCATTGGCGCGACAAGTTGTTTTTGGACTGTCCAATCCATTGAGATTATTAATATCTTCACGAACGGCGGCGTTTTCATGGGAAGTTACCCGTTTTCTATTTATCGATGGTGGTTTCGACATTTTTTCACCTTTATTGTCCCGTTGGCGTGTGTCAACTATTTTCCGTCCCTATTTCTGCTTGAAAAAATTGGAGTATCAGGGGTTTCACCGATCGGTGTTCACTTAGCACCCTTCGCGGGGTTCCTGTTTCTCGGTATCACTGTGCTATTTTGGAGATGGGGTGTCTTACACTACCAAAGCACGGGTTTTTAA
- a CDS encoding ATP-binding cassette domain-containing protein: MIEVDNLSKIFKIYHHRKGFFGSFVNLFSRKHRIVQAVDRVSFTVKRGEIVGYLGPNGAGKSTTIKMLTGILVPTSGSVTVNGYIPHRQRKENAKHIGVVFGQRSHLWFDLPVQESFELLQRIYRIPETQYHYNVEVFDELLSLGDFFQTPVRQLSLGQRMRADIAAALLHNPDILFLDEPTIGLDVVAKARIRQFIQKINAERHVTIVLTTHDLDDVEKLCKRVILIDNARLCFDGELARLRRLLSTERLLTVDYAEVYPDISIPSAHVTYQDGARVQYRFSPEEISTADLIGTILQRFRIIDISVQEPDIEELIKTVYEDNLTLEHKLTEPIYPDAQSD; this comes from the coding sequence ATGATTGAAGTTGACAACCTTAGCAAAATTTTCAAGATCTATCATCACCGCAAAGGATTTTTCGGGAGTTTTGTGAATCTTTTTTCGCGCAAGCACCGCATTGTCCAAGCGGTAGACAGGGTCTCCTTCACCGTCAAACGCGGCGAAATTGTCGGATATTTGGGACCAAATGGTGCCGGAAAGTCAACGACTATCAAGATGCTAACCGGCATTTTGGTGCCGACATCGGGCAGTGTGACCGTGAATGGATATATCCCACATCGTCAACGAAAAGAAAATGCCAAGCACATTGGGGTCGTGTTTGGGCAGAGATCGCATCTGTGGTTCGATTTACCTGTCCAAGAATCATTTGAGTTGTTGCAGCGTATCTATCGGATCCCAGAGACACAATACCACTACAATGTTGAGGTATTTGACGAATTGCTCAGCCTTGGCGATTTTTTTCAGACACCTGTGCGCCAGTTGAGTCTCGGTCAGCGGATGCGTGCTGACATCGCAGCTGCACTGCTCCACAATCCAGATATTCTATTTCTTGATGAACCGACGATCGGTTTAGATGTTGTCGCCAAGGCACGTATTCGACAGTTTATTCAGAAAATTAACGCTGAACGGCACGTCACGATTGTATTGACAACACACGATTTAGATGATGTCGAGAAACTCTGCAAGCGTGTGATTCTCATTGACAACGCACGTCTCTGTTTTGACGGAGAACTCGCCAGGCTTCGGCGGTTGCTATCAACGGAACGGCTTTTGACTGTTGATTACGCTGAAGTCTATCCGGACATCAGCATTCCCAGTGCACATGTTACCTATCAGGATGGTGCCCGCGTGCAGTATCGATTCTCTCCTGAAGAAATCAGCACGGCGGATCTGATCGGGACAATCCTCCAAAGGTTCAGGATTATAGACATATCCGTCCAGGAACCTGATATTGAGGAGTTGATAAAAACCGTTTACGAGGATAATCTCACGCTTGAACATAAATTGACAGAGCCGATATATCCAGACGCACAATCGGATTGA
- a CDS encoding LamG domain-containing protein: MRLRNIRIVCVLAALLTLLCYVTAADAQDFVIDGLVAMYTLNEADIDGKTVKDVFGGKDAKIEGTLKSVEGAADGTGEALEFEGDSYIEIPAMGEFEHVSIECYALEGQFGGIQGIVSTWQWAAGKVHFKFEGNQIQVHKNDGVKIRLNAEEEQWYHIIYTSDTKDNELKLYVDGELVDEGLAGGTPELMDERRIGSEHDGRFLIGMIDNVRIYDRILDEDEVAQNFESQSDQLPVEPAGKLSATWGYLKALRN, from the coding sequence ATGCGTTTAAGGAATATCAGAATAGTCTGTGTACTCGCTGCACTCCTCACACTGCTCTGCTATGTAACAGCGGCGGATGCACAAGATTTCGTAATAGATGGACTCGTTGCCATGTATACGCTTAATGAAGCGGATATCGACGGTAAAACTGTCAAAGATGTTTTTGGGGGCAAAGATGCGAAGATCGAAGGCACCCTTAAATCCGTCGAAGGTGCGGCTGATGGCACGGGAGAAGCCTTGGAATTTGAAGGGGATAGTTACATCGAAATCCCAGCGATGGGTGAGTTTGAGCATGTGAGTATTGAATGCTATGCGCTTGAAGGACAGTTCGGCGGCATTCAAGGCATCGTATCTACATGGCAGTGGGCGGCTGGCAAAGTCCACTTCAAATTTGAGGGCAACCAAATCCAAGTTCATAAGAACGATGGTGTGAAAATCCGCTTAAATGCTGAAGAGGAGCAGTGGTATCACATCATTTATACCAGCGATACCAAAGACAATGAGTTGAAACTCTATGTTGATGGCGAATTGGTTGACGAAGGGCTCGCCGGCGGAACCCCTGAACTGATGGACGAACGTCGTATCGGTAGCGAACACGACGGTAGATTCCTGATCGGTATGATTGATAACGTCCGTATTTATGACCGGATCCTTGACGAAGACGAGGTTGCACAGAATTTTGAGTCGCAGAGCGATCAATTGCCCGTGGAACCCGCTGGCAAACTCTCAGCCACTTGGGGCTACCTCAAAGCATTGAGAAATTAA
- a CDS encoding NTP transferase domain-containing protein, which yields MSLRIQKAVIPIAGYGTRLFPATKAVPKALFPIIAQDGIAKPIIQLIIEEALTAGVEEVCLVAQPQQVEPIADYFSGTVADAIREKAELAVQADRLAEIGERLHFAIQAEPEGFGHAIYCAKDFAAGEPVMILLGDHLYISESNVSCAKQLADIYAQVGQSVTSLDLCHESELSLNGIVHGNPATESPRCFTLAQISEKPTVAFAQEHLRVEGVPDQQYLCNFGIDLLNPLLFDILDYNYRHRIVTHGEIQLRDAMSEMIKREGMSGYRVAGKRYDTGNPQDLLKTVNAFGLHGPYRNVLG from the coding sequence ATGTCTCTGCGCATTCAGAAGGCAGTTATTCCTATTGCCGGGTACGGGACACGTCTTTTCCCCGCAACGAAAGCCGTGCCAAAAGCACTCTTTCCAATTATCGCTCAGGATGGTATCGCAAAGCCGATCATTCAGCTGATTATTGAGGAGGCGCTAACGGCAGGTGTGGAGGAGGTGTGTCTCGTTGCCCAACCCCAGCAGGTCGAGCCGATTGCCGACTATTTTTCTGGCACCGTTGCGGATGCGATTCGCGAAAAGGCGGAATTAGCAGTGCAGGCGGATCGGTTAGCGGAAATAGGCGAACGGTTGCATTTCGCGATTCAAGCAGAGCCGGAGGGTTTTGGACACGCCATCTATTGCGCCAAGGATTTTGCCGCTGGTGAACCGGTTATGATTTTGCTCGGGGATCACCTCTATATTTCCGAGTCAAATGTCTCTTGCGCGAAACAACTGGCGGATATCTACGCACAAGTTGGTCAATCTGTCACGAGTCTGGATCTCTGTCATGAGAGTGAACTCTCACTTAACGGCATCGTTCACGGTAATCCTGCTACTGAATCCCCGCGGTGCTTTACATTAGCACAAATCTCCGAAAAGCCGACGGTCGCGTTCGCGCAGGAACACCTCCGTGTTGAGGGTGTCCCTGATCAACAATACCTCTGCAACTTCGGCATTGATCTCCTCAATCCCCTCCTCTTTGACATTCTGGACTACAACTACAGACACCGAATTGTGACGCACGGAGAGATTCAACTGCGGGATGCAATGTCGGAAATGATAAAACGGGAAGGCATGTCCGGGTATCGCGTCGCAGGTAAGCGTTACGATACGGGAAACCCACAAGACCTGCTGAAGACCGTGAATGCCTTTGGGCTCCACGGTCCCTATCGGAATGTCTTAGGCTAA
- a CDS encoding metal-dependent hydrolase — protein sequence MKLNNGIRLTWLGHSTFKIETDGQTLLIDPWVTNNPVCPDALKTFDRLDAILITHGHADHISDAVPLAKKHTPTVVSIVEIAGWLGNQGVENTIGMNKGGTVTVGGVKATMVSANHSSSFTEADGTTVYLGEPAGYIIEFGNGYKIYHAGDTNVFGDMRIIGEIYQPDLALLPIGDHFTMGPREAAYAAQLLNVPAILPIHYGTFPLLTGTPEELRQLTASQNVEIVSLAVGETLA from the coding sequence ATGAAACTTAATAATGGTATCCGCCTGACATGGCTCGGACACTCCACCTTTAAAATCGAAACAGATGGACAAACACTCCTCATAGATCCATGGGTAACCAACAACCCAGTATGCCCGGATGCGCTCAAGACTTTTGATCGCCTTGATGCTATCCTCATCACACACGGACACGCGGATCACATTAGCGATGCAGTGCCACTGGCGAAAAAACATACACCAACAGTTGTGTCCATCGTTGAAATTGCAGGATGGCTCGGTAATCAGGGGGTCGAGAACACGATCGGTATGAACAAGGGTGGCACTGTCACTGTCGGCGGCGTGAAAGCAACGATGGTTTCAGCAAACCATAGCAGCAGCTTCACAGAGGCAGACGGCACAACGGTTTATCTCGGTGAACCCGCAGGCTATATCATCGAATTCGGGAACGGATACAAAATTTACCACGCCGGGGATACGAACGTGTTCGGGGATATGCGGATTATCGGCGAGATTTACCAACCCGACCTCGCATTACTTCCCATTGGTGACCATTTCACGATGGGACCGCGTGAAGCCGCTTACGCCGCACAATTGCTCAATGTTCCAGCGATTCTGCCCATCCATTATGGCACTTTCCCACTATTGACAGGAACGCCCGAAGAACTCCGACAATTGACGGCATCCCAGAATGTAGAAATTGTTTCGTTAGCGGTTGGGGAAACATTAGCCTAA
- a CDS encoding aminotransferase class V-fold PLP-dependent enzyme, with translation MNIYKRLGIRTVINGNATLTRLGGSIMPTEVVAAMADAAKHFVDIIELQKRVGEEIAKLTHNEAAYVSCGAAAALTLSTAACITGLDPDKREKLPHLDTSMKSEVIVHRHGRVGYDYAVRQVGVTFVEIGDEKGTTPDELENAITEKTAAIFYFANPSREHLWVPYEEAISIAKRHDVPLIVDAAAQLPPPENLWRFTQMGADLALFSGGKGLCGPQSSGLIVGKKSLIEAIAFNGPPHPFIGRGMKVGKEELVGLLTAVEWYLDQDHDQLQQSYEDQVTYYDKVFSDIQGVTVHRIFPSEAGQPMPRTEIRFDAKHLGITQNEILQQLADGEPSIDLPGSGENGVIINGQTLMPGEVEIIAERLTEIILNRCKC, from the coding sequence ATGAACATCTACAAACGCTTAGGCATTCGCACAGTCATCAACGGCAACGCGACGCTCACACGGCTCGGTGGCTCAATCATGCCAACTGAGGTTGTCGCTGCGATGGCGGACGCTGCCAAGCATTTTGTAGACATCATCGAACTCCAAAAACGGGTCGGGGAAGAGATTGCGAAACTCACCCACAACGAAGCGGCGTATGTCTCCTGCGGTGCTGCCGCTGCTTTGACGCTCAGCACTGCTGCATGTATCACCGGACTTGACCCAGACAAGCGCGAAAAATTGCCTCACCTTGATACCTCAATGAAAAGTGAAGTCATTGTACATCGTCATGGTCGTGTCGGATACGATTACGCTGTTCGACAGGTTGGTGTCACTTTCGTAGAGATAGGTGATGAAAAGGGAACGACTCCTGACGAGTTAGAAAACGCCATTACGGAGAAGACCGCCGCAATTTTCTACTTCGCGAACCCCAGCAGAGAACACCTCTGGGTGCCTTACGAGGAAGCCATCTCGATTGCGAAAAGGCACGATGTCCCTCTCATTGTTGATGCTGCCGCACAATTACCACCCCCTGAAAATTTATGGCGTTTTACGCAGATGGGTGCTGACTTGGCACTCTTTAGCGGCGGGAAAGGCTTGTGTGGACCGCAGAGTAGTGGGTTAATTGTCGGAAAAAAATCGCTGATTGAGGCTATCGCTTTCAACGGACCCCCACATCCTTTTATTGGCAGGGGAATGAAGGTGGGAAAAGAAGAGTTGGTAGGACTCCTTACTGCTGTCGAATGGTATCTGGATCAAGACCACGACCAATTACAGCAATCCTACGAGGATCAGGTTACCTACTACGACAAAGTGTTCTCGGACATCCAAGGCGTTACAGTCCATCGTATCTTCCCTTCCGAAGCCGGACAACCGATGCCCCGCACTGAAATCCGATTTGATGCAAAACACCTCGGTATCACACAGAACGAAATCCTTCAGCAACTCGCAGACGGTGAGCCCTCGATTGACCTTCCAGGATCGGGAGAAAACGGTGTTATCATCAACGGACAAACGCTAATGCCCGGAGAGGTAGAAATCATTGCTGAAAGACTCACAGAGATCATTTTAAACCGGTGCAAGTGTTAA
- a CDS encoding ABC transporter ATP-binding protein — MNTPTEIGDVAAILAETPEKFQRILPKENTVRVRNLIKRYEMGTQTVDALRGVNFQIQRGEYISIMGPSGSGKSTLFNMIGGLDKPTEGRVYIDEVDIAQLDAYELAWLRCRKIGYIFQSFNLIPVMTALENVSLPMIFAGMSADESREKGVDLLTLVGLGDRVQHKPLELSGGQQQRVAIARSLANDPAIVLADEPTGNLDTKTGLEIIALLRRLNAENGVTIITATHDHKMLDVSDRIFHMADGKVDKIESRDEIDLHVGKLDGEEVG, encoded by the coding sequence ATGAATACACCAACAGAAATAGGCGATGTTGCCGCAATTCTCGCCGAAACACCGGAGAAGTTCCAACGTATCCTTCCGAAGGAAAACACGGTTCGCGTCCGGAACCTTATCAAGCGATATGAGATGGGAACGCAAACTGTAGATGCTCTCCGCGGTGTCAATTTTCAAATCCAGCGTGGTGAGTACATCTCTATCATGGGTCCCTCCGGTTCAGGGAAATCGACACTTTTCAACATGATCGGTGGCTTAGACAAACCGACCGAGGGCAGAGTCTACATTGACGAGGTGGACATCGCACAACTTGATGCGTATGAACTCGCATGGCTCCGCTGCCGAAAGATCGGCTATATCTTTCAATCGTTCAATCTCATTCCAGTTATGACGGCACTCGAAAATGTTTCACTTCCGATGATCTTCGCGGGTATGAGCGCAGACGAAAGCAGAGAAAAAGGGGTTGACCTCCTTACACTCGTCGGACTCGGTGACCGCGTGCAACACAAGCCGTTAGAGCTCTCCGGCGGACAACAACAGCGCGTCGCAATTGCCCGTTCGCTTGCAAATGATCCCGCAATTGTTCTCGCCGATGAACCGACTGGAAACTTGGACACCAAAACCGGGCTCGAAATCATTGCCTTACTTCGCCGACTCAATGCTGAAAACGGCGTAACCATCATCACCGCAACACACGATCACAAGATGTTAGATGTCTCCGATCGCATCTTCCACATGGCGGATGGTAAAGTGGATAAGATTGAGTCGCGTGATGAGATTGATCTCCACGTCGGTAAATTAGACGGTGAGGAAGTCGGGTAA
- a CDS encoding PqqD family protein — translation MLNRILYALKLKKRPDMDRTRLMKSFPVRNQLINWEIDDKGEASLVVPQKDKLWIRLASKLFMLPDRRVIVLDSIGTYVWQMCDGKHTLSQIIKGVQKQYQLTRKEAETSLFTFMQQLGKRNFIGFAIPDRQQNAPVTPEPEPEKQGIFGFLQKRFF, via the coding sequence ATGCTAAACAGAATTCTATACGCCCTCAAACTTAAGAAACGTCCGGATATGGATCGGACTCGGCTTATGAAGTCGTTCCCCGTTCGGAATCAGTTGATAAACTGGGAGATAGACGACAAAGGCGAAGCCTCACTCGTTGTTCCCCAGAAAGACAAACTCTGGATCCGACTCGCCAGTAAACTCTTTATGCTCCCTGATAGAAGGGTTATTGTCTTAGACTCTATCGGAACTTATGTGTGGCAGATGTGCGACGGTAAGCATACCCTTTCACAGATTATAAAGGGGGTCCAAAAACAGTACCAGTTGACTCGGAAAGAAGCGGAAACGTCCCTCTTTACGTTTATGCAGCAGCTTGGCAAACGGAATTTCATAGGATTCGCCATTCCGGACCGTCAACAGAACGCCCCTGTAACCCCGGAACCCGAACCCGAAAAACAGGGCATTTTTGGATTCCTACAGAAACGGTTTTTCTAA